The DNA sequence AATTCCTGTGTAGTCTGAAAGACAATTGCGGTGCGTTCAGAGGCATTGTTTGTAATTTCATCAAGGTCAGACACAACAAATACCTTACAATCAGGAACTTCAAATCGTGCATGCCCCACTATGCCCCGGATTTCAGCATGTCTTTCATCACCTACAACAAAAAGGTCATAACCTCGTTTACAAAATTCCACTGCATAATCCTGAACATCCTTAACAAACCGGCATGTAGCATCTACAATATTCAGAGAATGTTCGGTAGCCCTTTGATAATCTTCAGGCGGAAGACCATGGGCCCTTATCACAAGGTTTCCCCCGCTGTATTCGCCGAGTTCTTCAACAGACTCGATACCAAAATTTGATTTAAGGCGTTTTATCTCCTGAGGGTTGTGAATTAGAGGGCCATAAGTTTTTGTAGGCAGTGAGGATGCACTCGCTGTCTCGGTTGCCTTCTTTATAGCCTCTCTTACACCAAAACAAAACCCTGAATGTCGTGCAATCTTGATTTCTATCATTGTTTATTATTTTTGTTTTTTAATCTTTGAATTTTTATTTTATCTTATCTGGCCCCATTCTTGCAAATAATTTTAAATGGCCATAATGGCTAATTGATGTTTGACTTTTGGAGGCCGATACAATAATCTACATGTCAATGAC is a window from the Nitrospirota bacterium genome containing:
- the ispH gene encoding 4-hydroxy-3-methylbut-2-enyl diphosphate reductase, translated to MIEIKIARHSGFCFGVREAIKKATETASASSLPTKTYGPLIHNPQEIKRLKSNFGIESVEELGEYSGGNLVIRAHGLPPEDYQRATEHSLNIVDATCRFVKDVQDYAVEFCKRGYDLFVVGDERHAEIRGIVGHARFEVPDCKVFVVSDLDEITNNASERTAIVFQTTQEFAKYKRIEQYIKANGLKWKIKNTICGATRSNQYAADELARMVDLMIVVGGKNSGNTKRLAEICERHTKTKHIETADEVVPDWFIGVTEVGITAGASTPQWVIDDVIEIIEQIDKELSYAIKDK